One segment of Mycolicibacterium sp. YH-1 DNA contains the following:
- a CDS encoding ABC transporter permease produces the protein MTAILMESLRRRRPANKHRNGFGVAGMVATAVIAVVVLLALFAPLIASHDPSAVDFARTYRPSEPGALLGTDGSGRDIFSRLLYGARSSLLGPTIVVLISASVGTALALIAAMCGGWVDRVLSRLFDVGFAFPGLLLAILAVAVLGPGFTTAVMALAISYIPFVGRIVRSVAIGEMSLPYMTALVTIGQSRWRMALRHLLPAVTPTMLAQATICFGYALVDLAALSYLGLGVQPPGSDWGLMVSEGQRGLLQGYWEESLYAGIALVIVVTCVSLVGDRIADRASIGGDRR, from the coding sequence ATGACCGCCATCCTGATGGAGTCGCTGCGTCGCCGGCGGCCGGCCAACAAGCACCGCAACGGATTTGGCGTCGCCGGCATGGTGGCCACCGCGGTCATCGCGGTCGTCGTACTCCTGGCCCTGTTCGCACCCCTGATCGCGTCCCATGACCCGTCGGCCGTCGACTTCGCGCGCACCTATCGTCCATCCGAGCCGGGCGCGCTTCTGGGCACCGACGGTTCGGGCCGCGACATCTTCAGCCGACTGCTGTACGGCGCGCGGTCGAGCCTGCTCGGACCGACCATCGTCGTGCTGATCTCGGCTTCGGTGGGAACCGCACTCGCGCTCATTGCCGCCATGTGCGGCGGATGGGTCGACCGGGTGCTGAGCCGGTTGTTCGACGTCGGTTTCGCGTTCCCCGGTCTACTGCTGGCCATCCTCGCCGTCGCGGTTCTCGGACCCGGATTCACCACTGCCGTGATGGCCCTGGCCATTTCGTACATTCCGTTTGTGGGGCGGATCGTGCGCAGCGTGGCGATCGGGGAAATGTCGCTGCCCTACATGACGGCGTTGGTGACGATCGGTCAATCCCGTTGGCGAATGGCGCTGCGCCACCTGCTACCCGCCGTGACGCCGACCATGCTCGCACAGGCCACGATCTGCTTCGGCTACGCGCTGGTGGACCTCGCGGCACTGTCCTACCTGGGCCTCGGCGTTCAACCGCCGGGATCGGACTGGGGGCTGATGGTGTCCGAGGGGCAACGCGGACTGCTGCAGGGGTACTGGGAGGAATCTCTCTATGCCGGCATCGCCCTGGTGATCGTGGTGACCTGCGTGTCGCTCGTGGGTGACCGCATCGCCGACCGCGCCAGCATCGGTGGTGACCGACGATGA
- a CDS encoding ABC transporter permease gives MTRFIATRLAEGALTLLLSSFLIFGALYVAPGDPLAYLIGNRTLSPEAIAVLREQYHLDDPFLTRWISWLGDILTGQLGQSINYRDDVWNLLGPRMTTTVALIAYSLVVIVVVGVGLGIVAALARRSISDVILGLTSVGVAVPSFVAAAVLIFVFAVELGWFPTFGSGEGFVDRLHHLTLPVLALTLASCSYVIRVTRAALKEEAARDHVRSATARGLPTRTIVTKHILRNGLTPVATVVGLTLTSLIVGSVVVERAFALDGIGSLLTEAVAKKDFAVVQAVCLLLITVVVIVVLIVDVLQVVIDPRVRSRVGIKS, from the coding sequence GTGACTCGCTTCATCGCAACGCGCTTGGCCGAGGGAGCGCTGACGCTGCTGCTGTCGTCGTTCCTCATCTTCGGCGCGTTGTATGTCGCCCCAGGCGATCCGCTGGCCTACCTGATCGGTAACCGCACGCTGTCACCCGAGGCCATCGCGGTGCTTCGTGAGCAGTACCACCTCGACGATCCGTTCCTGACCAGGTGGATCAGCTGGCTCGGCGACATCCTGACCGGACAGTTGGGCCAGTCGATCAACTACCGCGACGACGTGTGGAACCTTCTCGGGCCGCGCATGACGACGACGGTGGCGCTGATTGCGTACTCACTGGTGGTCATCGTCGTCGTCGGCGTCGGGCTCGGCATCGTGGCGGCCCTGGCCCGCCGCTCGATCAGTGACGTGATCCTCGGACTCACATCTGTCGGCGTCGCGGTGCCCTCGTTCGTCGCGGCCGCCGTGCTGATCTTCGTGTTCGCCGTCGAACTCGGCTGGTTCCCCACCTTCGGGTCGGGTGAGGGTTTCGTCGACCGTCTGCATCATCTGACGCTGCCGGTGCTGGCGCTGACACTGGCGTCCTGCTCGTACGTCATCCGAGTGACACGGGCGGCGCTGAAGGAGGAGGCCGCCCGCGACCACGTTCGCTCCGCGACGGCGCGTGGTCTTCCGACCCGCACCATCGTGACCAAACACATCCTCCGAAACGGACTGACTCCCGTTGCCACGGTGGTGGGTCTCACCCTGACCAGCCTCATCGTCGGATCCGTTGTGGTGGAGCGCGCCTTCGCCCTGGACGGCATCGGGTCACTTCTCACCGAGGCCGTCGCCAAGAAGGACTTCGCCGTGGTTCAAGCCGTCTGTCTGCTCCTGATCACGGTCGTCGTGATCGTGGTGCTCATCGTCGATGTGCTTCAGGTCGTCATAGACCCCCGCGTGCGCAGCAGGGTCGGAATCAAGTCATGA
- a CDS encoding ABC transporter ATP-binding protein, whose protein sequence is MSALLQVDRLSVTMPDGTVALDDVSFTIGRGEIVGFIGESGSGKSTTANAIARLLPAGATTTGNILFDGNDVLRLTPRELSRFRDVDLGMVFQDPRAAVNPVARVGEYVTEALRVNRRMSRSAARQRAVELFNEVGIPDPERRLDEYPHQYSGGMLQRAVIAAALSTNPGLLLADEATTALDVTRQAEVAAILRHACRERELGLMFITHDLELAGALCDRVCVMFRGRIVEQIAAGDLHTGAQHPYTVALLRSRPSIDERPHRLPVITAEDRETFSTGAEEIHD, encoded by the coding sequence ATGAGTGCTCTGCTGCAAGTCGATCGGCTGAGTGTGACGATGCCCGACGGCACCGTCGCGCTCGACGACGTGTCCTTCACCATCGGTCGCGGCGAGATCGTCGGATTCATCGGCGAATCCGGCTCCGGCAAGAGCACGACCGCCAATGCGATCGCCAGACTGCTCCCCGCGGGGGCGACCACGACCGGCAACATCCTGTTCGACGGCAACGACGTGCTGCGCCTCACGCCTCGCGAGCTCAGCCGGTTCCGGGACGTCGACCTCGGGATGGTGTTCCAGGATCCGCGAGCCGCCGTCAACCCGGTGGCCCGGGTCGGGGAGTACGTGACCGAGGCGCTGCGGGTGAACCGCCGCATGTCGCGATCCGCTGCCCGGCAGCGTGCCGTGGAACTCTTCAACGAGGTCGGCATTCCCGATCCCGAGCGCCGGCTCGACGAGTACCCGCACCAGTACTCGGGCGGAATGCTGCAGCGTGCGGTGATCGCGGCCGCGCTGTCGACCAACCCCGGGCTCCTGCTCGCCGACGAGGCCACGACCGCGCTCGACGTGACACGTCAAGCCGAGGTCGCGGCCATCCTGCGACATGCGTGTCGAGAGCGTGAGCTCGGCCTCATGTTCATCACGCACGACCTCGAACTCGCCGGTGCGCTGTGCGATCGCGTCTGTGTGATGTTTCGCGGGCGGATCGTCGAGCAGATCGCCGCAGGCGATTTGCACACCGGTGCCCAACATCCCTATACCGTCGCGCTTCTCAGATCGCGGCCATCAATCGACGAACGTCCGCATCGCCTCCCGGTCATCACGGCCGAGGACCGCGAGACGTTCTCAACCGGTGCGGAGGAGATCCATGACTGA
- a CDS encoding SRPBCC domain-containing protein, with the protein MASFDDADSSLAVKRDIAASRQRVWDVLADGWTYSQWVVGNSRMRAVDSDWPRPGTTIEHSLGVWPVLLDDATVVEESVPLERLVLLAKGRPFGKARITLRLFDIEEGCRVEMAEVPVGAPLGWLPKRLALAAAAPRNRECTRRLASLAEHRQPEQE; encoded by the coding sequence ATGGCCAGTTTCGACGATGCAGATAGTTCGTTGGCGGTGAAGCGGGACATCGCCGCCTCACGCCAGCGCGTGTGGGACGTGCTGGCCGACGGTTGGACCTATTCGCAGTGGGTGGTGGGTAACAGCCGGATGCGCGCAGTCGACTCCGACTGGCCGAGGCCGGGTACCACCATCGAGCACTCCCTCGGAGTGTGGCCCGTCCTGCTGGACGACGCGACCGTCGTCGAGGAGTCCGTACCGCTCGAGCGCCTGGTGCTGTTGGCCAAGGGCAGGCCGTTCGGAAAGGCCCGGATCACCCTGCGGTTGTTCGACATCGAGGAGGGATGTCGCGTCGAGATGGCGGAGGTGCCCGTCGGTGCGCCGCTCGGCTGGTTGCCCAAGCGACTCGCGCTTGCCGCCGCAGCCCCCCGCAATCGTGAGTGCACGAGGCGCCTGGCATCGTTAGCGGAGCATCGCCAGCCTGAGCAGGAGTAG
- a CDS encoding YoaK family protein, with protein sequence MMTLTVVTGALDAVGYLGLDRVFTGNMTGNVVILGMGIAAEDGLPVAGPLIALFGYVLGAAAAGRMLRGRRSGWNTVITATILVNAVVLAATATVLVFVPEAGATVTGVLVAATIAVVMGAQACTARVLAVTDMTTVVVTSTITSYASETLFLGGFAALRHRRLWAVVAIFAGALAGGLMMKIHISVPVYLAAVATLVTALVGHRYWNGAAKTA encoded by the coding sequence ATGATGACGCTGACAGTGGTCACCGGAGCCCTCGACGCGGTCGGCTACCTCGGCCTGGATCGCGTCTTCACCGGAAACATGACAGGCAACGTCGTCATCCTCGGAATGGGTATCGCGGCGGAGGACGGCCTGCCCGTCGCCGGGCCTCTGATCGCCCTGTTCGGCTATGTGCTTGGTGCCGCCGCGGCGGGCAGGATGCTGCGAGGGCGTCGCAGCGGTTGGAACACGGTGATCACTGCCACGATCCTGGTCAACGCCGTCGTGCTCGCCGCCACGGCGACGGTCCTGGTCTTCGTTCCGGAGGCGGGCGCCACAGTCACCGGCGTCCTAGTCGCCGCAACCATCGCCGTTGTCATGGGCGCTCAGGCGTGTACCGCGCGCGTCCTCGCGGTGACCGATATGACCACCGTCGTCGTGACGTCCACGATCACGTCCTACGCGAGCGAGACACTCTTCCTCGGCGGGTTCGCCGCGCTGCGGCATCGCCGGCTGTGGGCCGTCGTCGCGATCTTTGCGGGTGCGTTGGCCGGCGGTTTGATGATGAAGATCCACATCAGCGTCCCGGTCTACCTGGCGGCGGTCGCCACGCTTGTGACTGCGCTTGTGGGACACCGCTATTGGAACGGCGCGGCCAAGACCGCCTAG
- a CDS encoding ABC transporter substrate-binding protein produces the protein MLMKKSGTALLAATLTVAAGLAGCSTDRPPAGAPQGGAGQMEEIFTTPAAKGPIDAFTWNLATGEPASLDWTRAYADSENTALANMCESLMVQNEDMTLKPGLAERVDRPNDTTLVFTVRPGVTFWNGAPLTADDVAFSLSRNLDPKVGSYWAEPFFDNVTSIEATAPDQVTVHLKQPDALFERILATAAGVVGNRQFVEAAGPAYGTARGGIMCTGPFALDTWKPGSSITMRKNADYWNGDRSALADRVTLTFVTDESTITSSLLSGDIDGTYRTPLSSMEPLRTSGKGNFYLGASTDWLAIRPTEKAGPMQDVNVRRALSMAFDREAIVNGVYRGTAQASTSPIQPGAWGYSRSLWEAAASKYADPARDLDGARKLVADKGLGGQTISVAYPTELEAESKTAELLADAAREIGLDVKQVPLPVTSFTNLYFDKAARAEYDAFVVVEYGAGVADPIVSLSEFTPQSAYDYGQLKAPGVTDNVTAAFTTLDDDARAKHLLDAESALVDNVGLINVANPRIPMYMGDRITGATASIAFLYFPWAARIGSA, from the coding sequence ATGCTGATGAAGAAGTCAGGGACCGCGTTATTGGCGGCCACACTCACCGTGGCCGCGGGCTTGGCCGGTTGCTCGACCGACCGCCCACCAGCGGGCGCCCCGCAGGGTGGTGCGGGGCAGATGGAGGAGATCTTCACGACTCCCGCGGCGAAGGGCCCGATCGACGCGTTCACGTGGAACCTCGCCACTGGTGAACCGGCATCACTCGACTGGACTCGCGCGTACGCCGATTCGGAGAACACGGCCCTGGCCAACATGTGCGAGAGCCTCATGGTGCAGAACGAGGACATGACCCTGAAGCCGGGCCTGGCGGAACGGGTGGACCGGCCGAACGACACCACGCTGGTCTTCACCGTCCGGCCGGGTGTCACGTTCTGGAACGGAGCACCGCTCACCGCTGACGATGTGGCATTCAGCCTGTCCAGGAATCTCGACCCCAAGGTCGGTTCCTACTGGGCAGAACCGTTCTTCGACAACGTGACGTCGATCGAGGCGACGGCCCCCGATCAGGTCACGGTCCATCTCAAGCAGCCCGATGCTCTGTTCGAGCGCATCCTCGCCACGGCCGCCGGCGTCGTGGGGAACAGGCAGTTCGTCGAAGCCGCCGGGCCGGCGTACGGCACCGCCCGCGGCGGGATCATGTGCACAGGCCCGTTCGCGCTGGACACCTGGAAGCCGGGCAGCAGCATCACGATGCGGAAGAACGCCGACTACTGGAACGGGGACCGCAGCGCGCTGGCCGACCGCGTCACGCTGACATTCGTCACCGACGAGTCCACGATCACCAGCAGCCTGCTCTCGGGCGATATCGATGGCACCTATCGAACCCCGCTGTCGTCGATGGAACCGCTTCGGACGTCGGGCAAGGGGAACTTCTACCTCGGCGCCAGCACCGACTGGCTGGCCATCCGGCCCACCGAGAAGGCCGGGCCGATGCAGGATGTGAACGTTCGGCGCGCACTGAGCATGGCCTTCGACCGTGAGGCGATTGTGAACGGTGTCTACCGTGGCACCGCGCAGGCCTCCACATCGCCGATTCAGCCGGGGGCGTGGGGATACAGCCGCAGTCTGTGGGAGGCCGCCGCCTCGAAGTACGCCGACCCGGCACGGGACCTCGACGGCGCGCGCAAGCTCGTTGCGGATAAGGGCCTTGGCGGACAGACGATCTCGGTCGCCTACCCCACCGAGTTGGAGGCGGAGTCCAAGACCGCCGAACTGCTCGCCGACGCCGCGCGAGAGATCGGCCTCGACGTCAAGCAGGTTCCGCTGCCCGTCACGTCGTTCACCAACCTGTACTTCGACAAGGCGGCGCGCGCCGAGTACGACGCGTTCGTCGTCGTCGAGTACGGTGCCGGAGTCGCCGACCCGATCGTCTCGCTCAGTGAGTTCACCCCCCAGAGCGCCTATGACTACGGGCAACTCAAGGCCCCGGGGGTTACTGACAACGTCACCGCCGCATTCACGACACTCGATGACGACGCTCGGGCGAAACATCTCCTGGACGCGGAATCCGCACTCGTCGACAACGTCGGCCTCATCAACGTCGCCAACCCAAGAATCCCGATGTACATGGGCGACCGAATCACCGGTGCGACCGCCTCGATAGCCTTCCTGTACTTCCCGTGGGCGGCCAGGATCGGGTCCGCGTGA
- a CDS encoding TetR/AcrR family transcriptional regulator translates to MKYVQNWRLPVVDWSSTRGRILLEASVLFAQRGYFGTSTRDIAEAVHIKQPSLFHHFQAKHEIFRTLIELDLGPSIARMNERLSEDTSWAEKLHLSIAYDVREILQQPFDARGLYQDAVLALDEFAAEREGIALFHGQLEQVIEGGREAREFVAVEPSFVVRAINGVLFETLREQGGPTGEMRIDRPLQAASFLLRSLLEDQSRLAGIREATSARLNEPRDAQ, encoded by the coding sequence GTGAAGTACGTGCAGAATTGGCGGCTCCCCGTGGTGGACTGGTCATCGACGCGGGGCAGGATTCTGCTGGAGGCCTCGGTCCTCTTCGCGCAACGCGGCTACTTCGGTACCTCGACGCGTGACATCGCCGAGGCGGTACATATCAAGCAGCCGTCGCTGTTTCACCACTTCCAGGCCAAGCACGAGATCTTCCGGACCCTCATCGAACTTGATCTGGGCCCGTCGATCGCCCGGATGAACGAGCGATTGAGCGAGGACACGAGCTGGGCCGAGAAATTGCACCTGTCCATTGCGTACGACGTCCGCGAGATCCTGCAGCAGCCCTTCGATGCGCGAGGGCTGTACCAGGACGCCGTGCTCGCATTGGACGAGTTCGCAGCCGAGCGTGAGGGCATCGCGCTGTTCCACGGCCAGCTCGAGCAGGTGATCGAAGGCGGTCGCGAGGCACGAGAGTTCGTCGCAGTGGAGCCGAGCTTCGTGGTGCGGGCGATCAACGGCGTACTCTTCGAAACCCTGCGCGAACAGGGCGGACCTACCGGTGAGATGCGTATCGACCGACCGCTTCAGGCGGCATCGTTCCTCCTGCGCTCCCTGCTTGAGGATCAGTCCCGCCTTGCGGGCATCCGCGAAGCCACGTCCGCTCGTCTGAATGAACCTCGCGACGCGCAATAG
- a CDS encoding ABC transporter ATP-binding protein — protein sequence MTDASTPESLIEVSDVSRIFTRRGVQTRAVDGASFRMLPERDLGIVGESGSGKTTLARIIMGLESVTTGTVRVLGRDVTKPATTRRARRDRARLMQMVFQDPYGSLDPRATVRECLDEVLRLHPPGNGMTRSARIEQLCDLVGLSAAQRERTPRELSGGQCQRVAIARAIAVEPRIIILDEAVAALDISIQAQILNLLADLRTELGTAYLLISHDLAVVRQLTEDAVVLHHGRVVESGATDRVLRDPRDPYTQRLKASIPSPAWRQPGVLEQLSSTG from the coding sequence ATGACTGACGCGAGTACACCGGAGTCGCTCATCGAGGTATCCGATGTCTCGCGCATATTCACGCGTCGGGGCGTCCAGACCCGCGCGGTGGACGGGGCTTCGTTTCGGATGCTCCCCGAACGCGATCTAGGCATCGTCGGCGAATCCGGTTCGGGGAAGACCACTCTGGCTCGGATCATCATGGGTCTGGAATCCGTCACCACGGGCACGGTCCGCGTGCTGGGACGCGACGTCACCAAGCCAGCGACGACACGGCGGGCGCGCCGCGATCGCGCCCGTCTGATGCAGATGGTGTTCCAGGATCCCTACGGCTCGCTGGATCCGCGTGCGACCGTGCGCGAATGCCTCGACGAGGTGCTGCGCCTCCATCCGCCGGGCAACGGTATGACCCGTAGCGCCCGCATCGAGCAGCTCTGCGACCTTGTCGGGTTGTCCGCGGCACAGCGTGAACGAACTCCGCGCGAGTTGTCCGGGGGTCAGTGCCAGCGAGTTGCCATCGCCCGCGCGATCGCAGTCGAGCCTCGTATCATCATTCTCGACGAAGCCGTTGCGGCATTGGACATCTCGATCCAGGCTCAGATCCTGAACTTACTGGCCGACCTCCGCACCGAACTCGGCACGGCCTACCTGTTGATATCGCATGACCTGGCCGTCGTCCGTCAGCTCACAGAGGACGCTGTGGTGCTGCATCACGGCAGAGTGGTCGAGTCTGGCGCCACTGACCGGGTGCTGCGCGACCCTCGTGACCCCTACACCCAGCGCCTGAAGGCCAGCATTCCCAGCCCGGCATGGCGTCAGCCCGGTGTGCTCGAACAGCTGTCGTCGACCGGGTGA
- a CDS encoding M20/M25/M40 family metallo-hydrolase, with translation MLDQAKRFIALAFLLLIAVVVGVDQQARGYEASTAPAGDFSAERAFRIVQDIAREPHPMGTPAHARVRERLVSELADIGLEPEVHEGVGRWPEDIDRDTISVGHVSNIIARVPGSDHSGTIYLAAHYDSVPSGPGANDDSVGVAAVLETVRALRSAGSALRNDVVVLLTDGEEAGLLGAEAFVHALPQSTQPGIVINHEARGAGGPPLLWRITAPDGGLIRAVEGAAPHPSADSLSTALGASMTSSTTDLAAFGPGGLAVLDWAYVGGGAYYHNRLDDPAHVNLATVQQMGDNTIALTRELGQRDLASLSDDRNRSYFQLPAGLLVVFPSWVTIALAVLALVGLAVVVGLARRAGEATLTRVLAAAVTALAAAAIAVAATFGLWWVLSTVRPGYTLLADPYRPWPYYGAMVLLAVAVLLMWYALSRKWFGPKSALLGMLCCVVVAGAILTFTVPTAGHLLVIPAVAALAGWLITYTGGRGHVVVMAVALVPAAVFLSGSIWPSIQLGVGTAPFAVVPAVVLLTGLMLPLLEVGPPAAPLSRRYACALPAVPLALALVLAATGLAVDRFDESHPMPSELKYALDADNASAQWISRTPPDRWNGGFVSDASPEGPFSELWNETSHSGPAAAADLPAPAVDITSDTVESGDRRLRLRLRSLRGATAIGVHFEAADISSLTVAGRDITPVPADGFRFYAPPPEGLEVEIVAPSGPLTLRVSDYLWLPDSGLPAFEPPPADMFLAQDSESAVFTKPTI, from the coding sequence GTGCTCGATCAGGCAAAGCGGTTCATCGCATTGGCGTTCCTGCTACTGATCGCGGTCGTGGTCGGCGTGGATCAACAAGCCCGAGGGTATGAGGCGTCAACCGCTCCCGCCGGGGACTTCAGCGCCGAGCGGGCATTCCGGATTGTGCAGGATATAGCGCGCGAACCGCACCCGATGGGCACACCCGCACACGCCCGTGTTCGCGAGCGTCTCGTCAGCGAACTCGCAGACATCGGGTTGGAGCCCGAGGTTCACGAAGGGGTCGGACGGTGGCCCGAAGACATCGACCGCGACACGATCTCCGTCGGCCACGTCTCCAACATCATTGCGCGGGTGCCGGGTTCAGATCACTCCGGCACGATCTACCTTGCGGCGCATTACGACTCGGTGCCCTCCGGGCCCGGCGCCAACGATGACAGCGTCGGAGTCGCGGCGGTACTGGAGACTGTGCGGGCGTTGCGCAGCGCGGGAAGCGCACTGCGCAACGACGTGGTCGTGCTGCTCACCGACGGCGAGGAAGCCGGCCTGCTCGGCGCCGAGGCCTTCGTGCACGCCCTGCCACAGAGCACACAACCGGGGATAGTGATCAACCACGAGGCGCGCGGTGCTGGTGGTCCACCGTTGCTCTGGCGGATCACCGCGCCGGACGGGGGTCTGATCCGAGCCGTCGAAGGTGCCGCGCCTCATCCGTCGGCAGACTCGTTGTCGACGGCGCTCGGCGCCAGCATGACGTCCAGCACCACCGATCTCGCTGCGTTCGGGCCGGGCGGGCTGGCGGTGCTGGATTGGGCATACGTCGGCGGCGGAGCCTACTACCACAATCGCTTGGACGACCCCGCCCACGTCAATCTGGCAACAGTGCAGCAGATGGGTGACAACACCATTGCGCTGACGCGGGAACTGGGACAGCGCGACCTGGCATCGCTCAGCGACGATCGCAATCGGTCGTATTTCCAGCTGCCCGCCGGTTTACTCGTCGTGTTCCCCTCCTGGGTGACAATCGCCCTCGCCGTCCTCGCGCTGGTCGGGTTGGCCGTTGTCGTTGGGTTGGCGCGGCGTGCGGGCGAAGCCACGCTCACACGCGTGCTGGCGGCTGCCGTGACCGCGCTGGCCGCGGCGGCCATCGCCGTGGCGGCGACGTTCGGTCTTTGGTGGGTGCTGTCGACAGTCCGCCCCGGGTACACCCTGCTGGCCGATCCGTACCGTCCATGGCCGTACTACGGGGCCATGGTGCTGCTCGCCGTGGCCGTGCTGCTGATGTGGTATGCGTTGTCGCGCAAATGGTTCGGGCCGAAGTCGGCATTGCTGGGAATGCTGTGCTGCGTTGTGGTCGCTGGCGCAATTCTGACGTTCACCGTGCCCACCGCCGGCCACCTCTTGGTGATCCCCGCTGTCGCGGCCCTCGCAGGTTGGCTGATCACGTACACAGGGGGTCGGGGGCACGTGGTGGTGATGGCTGTCGCACTGGTCCCGGCAGCAGTATTCCTCAGCGGAAGCATCTGGCCGAGCATTCAGTTAGGCGTTGGCACAGCACCATTCGCAGTCGTTCCTGCAGTGGTGCTGCTCACGGGGTTGATGCTGCCCTTACTCGAGGTCGGGCCGCCGGCAGCCCCGCTCTCGCGGCGTTACGCCTGCGCACTGCCCGCGGTGCCACTGGCGCTGGCGCTCGTGTTGGCAGCGACGGGACTCGCAGTGGATCGTTTCGATGAATCACATCCGATGCCGTCCGAGCTGAAGTACGCACTCGACGCCGACAACGCTTCCGCACAGTGGATATCGCGGACGCCGCCGGATCGATGGAATGGTGGTTTCGTTTCCGACGCGTCCCCCGAGGGACCGTTTAGCGAACTGTGGAATGAGACGTCCCACAGCGGCCCCGCCGCGGCCGCAGACCTTCCGGCTCCAGCGGTCGACATCACGTCAGACACCGTCGAATCCGGCGATCGCCGGCTGCGACTGCGGCTGCGCTCATTGCGCGGCGCGACCGCTATCGGAGTTCATTTCGAGGCTGCCGACATCAGTTCTCTTACGGTGGCTGGCCGAGATATCACACCGGTACCCGCGGACGGCTTCCGCTTCTACGCCCCGCCTCCAGAGGGTTTGGAGGTGGAGATCGTTGCACCCTCCGGTCCGCTGACGCTGCGCGTCAGCGACTACCTGTGGCTTCCCGATTCCGGACTGCCGGCCTTCGAACCACCGCCCGCGGACATGTTTCTGGCGCAGGACAGCGAAAGTGCGGTGTTCACGAAACCCACCATCTAG
- a CDS encoding YdiU family protein, translated as MSLAPGASVALDDFFARELPEMSIRWQAATADNPRLLVLNDVLADALGLDPVWLRSADGLRFLLGNSVPDGATPVAQAYAGHQFGGFVPRLGDGRALLLGEFRTDDGLRDLALKGSGATPFSRGGDGLAAVGPMLREYVISEAMHALGIPTTRSLAVVATGGQVYRDTALPGAVLARVAASHLRVGSFQYAANHGDRDVLRRLADHAIARHHPAAADAPNRYVALFDSVVSVQAELIARWMLVGFVHGVMNTDNMTISGETIDYGPCAFMEDFDPVTVFSSIDYAGRYAYGNQPAIAAWNLARFAETLLPLIDDDADRAIKVATASLGAFGPQYERAWSAGMRAKLGLRPDVDDEVFTALNRDLLDLLAQSPVDYTTFFRSLSAAVRGDTEPARGLFIDLAGIDAWLARWAPLATDADAMDRVNPLYIPRNHLVEEALAAATADDLAPLQHLLEAVSAPYDERPGLERFAQPAPPDFGDYQTFCGT; from the coding sequence GTGAGCCTTGCACCGGGTGCCTCAGTCGCGCTTGACGACTTCTTCGCGCGCGAGTTGCCGGAGATGTCGATCCGATGGCAGGCCGCGACGGCCGACAATCCGCGGCTGCTCGTCCTCAACGATGTGCTCGCCGACGCTCTCGGCCTCGATCCCGTGTGGCTGCGCAGCGCCGATGGGCTGCGGTTCCTGCTCGGCAACTCCGTGCCCGACGGTGCGACGCCGGTGGCCCAGGCGTATGCGGGTCACCAGTTCGGCGGTTTCGTCCCGCGCCTCGGCGACGGGCGCGCGTTGCTACTCGGCGAGTTCAGGACCGACGACGGTCTTCGTGATCTCGCGCTGAAGGGCTCGGGTGCCACCCCGTTCTCACGCGGCGGCGACGGCCTCGCCGCGGTCGGACCGATGCTGCGGGAGTACGTGATCAGCGAGGCGATGCACGCGCTGGGAATCCCGACCACGCGCTCGCTGGCCGTCGTCGCGACGGGCGGTCAGGTGTACCGTGACACCGCGCTTCCCGGAGCGGTCCTCGCCCGGGTCGCGGCCAGCCACCTGCGGGTCGGCAGCTTTCAGTACGCGGCCAACCACGGTGACCGCGATGTGCTGCGACGATTGGCCGATCACGCGATCGCCCGGCATCATCCCGCCGCCGCGGACGCCCCGAATCGCTATGTCGCACTGTTCGACTCGGTGGTCTCGGTGCAGGCGGAGCTTATCGCCAGGTGGATGCTCGTTGGCTTCGTGCACGGTGTGATGAACACCGACAACATGACGATCTCGGGTGAGACCATCGACTATGGACCGTGCGCGTTCATGGAGGACTTCGATCCGGTGACGGTCTTCAGCTCCATCGACTACGCCGGCCGCTACGCCTACGGCAACCAGCCCGCCATCGCGGCGTGGAATCTCGCCCGGTTCGCCGAGACGCTGCTACCGCTGATCGACGACGACGCGGATCGTGCGATCAAGGTCGCCACGGCCTCCCTCGGCGCGTTCGGCCCGCAGTACGAGCGGGCGTGGTCGGCCGGGATGCGCGCCAAGCTCGGTCTGCGGCCCGATGTCGACGACGAGGTCTTCACCGCGCTCAACCGCGACCTGCTCGACCTGCTCGCGCAGAGCCCCGTCGACTACACGACGTTCTTCCGGTCGCTGAGTGCGGCCGTCCGCGGTGACACCGAACCGGCCCGGGGTCTGTTCATCGACTTGGCGGGAATCGATGCGTGGCTGGCGCGTTGGGCTCCGCTGGCCACCGATGCCGATGCGATGGACCGAGTGAACCCGCTGTACATCCCGCGCAATCACCTCGTCGAGGAGGCCCTCGCCGCGGCCACCGCCGACGACCTGGCGCCGCTTCAGCACCTGCTGGAGGCGGTCAGCGCCCCGTACGACGAGCGCCCCGGACTGGAGCGCTTCGCCCAGCCGGCACCGCCGGACTTCGGCGACTACCAAACCTTCTGCGGCACCTAG